The Capsicum annuum cultivar UCD-10X-F1 chromosome 3, UCD10Xv1.1, whole genome shotgun sequence genomic sequence ATGCTCTTTAAGTCATCTACTTACTGTAAGTTCCCTCCATTCCTCTCATACAAATTTCCTTGTGTATTCAAGAACTAATTTATTGCTGAAATTCTTGGAAAAAATGAAATGCTTTTAATGTTGGAATAGAAGCTCTTCTGATAGTGCTGCCTCTAGACAGGTCAAGAGATGTCACTTCATGTCATCAAAATTCAAGTACAGGCGCtctttttaaaaggaaaaaggaaacttGTTGTAGGCACGTGAAGTGTCTTTTAAGTAGTTTATCAAATTGAGTCGTTCTAATTTGGAAGTAAAAAATATTACAGGAGATTCTGTACCAGAGAATGCGGAAGAGAAGAATGTTGGTAAAGTTGTCCCGAATACCACAAGTGGAGAGCATTACAAGAAGGATGATGGTAAAGTTGTCTCTGATCCTGCATGTGGAGAACATCAAGAAAAGGAGGATCATGGTAAAGTTGTCTCGGATCCTGCAAGTGGAGAACGTCAAGAGAATGAGGATGATGGTAAAGTTGTTTCAGATCCTGCAagtgaagaacatcaagaaatgGTGGATGATGGTAAAGTTGTTTCAGATCCTGTAAGTGGAGAAAATCAGGAAAAGCAGTCACCAGGAGTGAAAAAGCATGAAATGGAAACAAATCAGCGGAAAAGAAAACAGGGTGTGAACTTGCCTCGCAGAGCATCAAAACGGCTTGCTGGTATTAAAGCTGATACATCTCTTAAGCTCCAAGCAAATAATCAAATCCATCTAGCTACAGTGAGACAGGAGGGGATGCAAGCCGCCACCACCGATAACCCTGTGAATTTTATTAATACCAGTAAGCATGTTGCAACTGTGGTGACTGGTATCACCATCAGCAAGAAGGTAGAAACTGGGAGTCTGGCCATTAAAAGGCAACAAGATCTTGTTACTTCACCACAAAAGGAGCAAGAGAAGCCTTCTCCCGCTGAACCTGCAAAAACTTTCCTTGCCAGCCGTGAAGGTGATAAGAAAGGTGAAACAGCTCTTGAGTCGTCTTTACATGATCTTTGGACGGATCCTTGCATAGAATTTGCAATAAAGACGCTAACTGGCACGATTCCAGTGATAAATGAAAAGGAAGTGGGTGAGGTCCAAGGTTCTTGTCCAAGTACAGCTTCTGCTAATACTCCTTCCTCTGTGGGCTTACCTTCTGATGAAGTTTGGGAAGATCCTTGCTTCATGTTTGCAGTCAAGACTCTTACTGGTGAAATACCAATAGGGGACAACTTATTCTCTCAGAAGATAGTCCAGCAGCAATGCACTTCATCGCAATTCCAAGGAAATAATGGCTTAGTATTACCAAACATCAGATTTGATGAGTTTGTCCAGGCCAATCGTTCACAGTTGGGGGCACCAGAAATGTCTTCGTACAAGCAACAGCCTGCAGTAGCCCCTAACGCATGCCAGAATCCTTGGTTCACAAAATTTGGTTCTCATCGACCTTCACCACTTTGTTGAGTGACCAAGATCATGGTAGATTACAACCTAGCTTAGGAAGTTCAACCTAGCTTGTAGTACTATCTTTATTTCTAACTTAGCATCAGGCTCAAATTTCTAGGCAGCTAGAGCTGCAGTAAAAACTTAAAACTATGATGTAAAAATGTTAATCACAAACGGATTGTTCGGTGTAATTGTCGTTGTAAAACTCTATGTTAGGCACCTTTTCAATTTACTACATAGAACAAAGGAGGAAAAGAAGAGCGCATGGGTGAAAGGAATGCAACCTTTTTGTGTTCAGAACAT encodes the following:
- the LOC107863325 gene encoding methyl-CpG-binding domain-containing protein 13 isoform X1; this encodes MGKKRALPNWLPSGWKMEVKARKKGKKEKWYSDPSKGVKFCSKADVLHYLSSVDSNCSKSSNMKELEEKDTEKCSTEAASEELPPGWIKELRARKKGRKIRKDPYYIDPVSGQTFRSMKQVSQFLETRESGRIESKPDDLCSGTLELGEPSSSLPVEADKQISLDSDASDQVANSNQKLKLGAEHIGHSSCVEGGMSSFEGDSVPENAEEKNVGKVVPNTTSGEHYKKDDGKVVSDPACGEHQEKEDHGKVVSDPASGERQENEDDGKVVSDPASEEHQEMVDDGKVVSDPVSGENQEKQSPGVKKHEMETNQRKRKQGVNLPRRASKRLAGIKADTSLKLQANNQIHLATVRQEGMQAATTDNPVNFINTSKHVATVVTGITISKKVETGSLAIKRQQDLVTSPQKEQEKPSPAEPAKTFLASREGDKKGETALESSLHDLWTDPCIEFAIKTLTGTIPVINEKEVGEVQGSCPSTASANTPSSVGLPSDEVWEDPCFMFAVKTLTGEIPIGDNLFSQKIVQQQCTSSQFQGNNGLVLPNIRFDEFVQANRSQLGAPEMSSYKQQPAVAPNACQNPWFTKFGSHRPSPLC
- the LOC107863325 gene encoding methyl-CpG-binding domain-containing protein 13 isoform X3; the protein is MKELEEKDTEKCSTEAASEELPPGWIKELRARKKGRKIRKDPYYIDPVSGQTFRSMKQVSQFLETRESGRIESKPDDLCSGTLELGEPSSSLPVEADKQISLDSDASDQVANSNQKLKLGAEHIGHSSCVEGGMSSFEGDSVPENAEEKNVGKVVPNTTSGEHYKKDDGKVVSDPACGEHQEKEDHGKVVSDPASGERQENEDDGKVVSDPASEEHQEMVDDGKVVSDPVSGENQEKQSPGVKKHEMETNQRKRKQGVNLPRRASKRLAGIKADTSLKLQANNQIHLATVRQEGMQAATTDNPVNFINTSKHVATVVTGITISKKVETGSLAIKRQQDLVTSPQKEQEKPSPAEPAKTFLASREGDKKGETALESSLHDLWTDPCIEFAIKTLTGTIPVINEKEVGEVQGSCPSTASANTPSSVGLPSDEVWEDPCFMFAVKTLTGEIPIGDNLFSQKIVQQQCTSSQFQGNNGLVLPNIRFDEFVQANRSQLGAPEMSSYKQQPAVAPNACQNPWFTKFGSHRPSPLC
- the LOC107863325 gene encoding methyl-CpG-binding domain-containing protein 13 isoform X2 — its product is MTLGFTFDTFVFSMFTSCMSCPWNEWYSDPSKGVKFCSKADVLHYLSSVDSNCSKSSNMKELEEKDTEKCSTEAASEELPPGWIKELRARKKGRKIRKDPYYIDPVSGQTFRSMKQVSQFLETRESGRIESKPDDLCSGTLELGEPSSSLPVEADKQISLDSDASDQVANSNQKLKLGAEHIGHSSCVEGGMSSFEGDSVPENAEEKNVGKVVPNTTSGEHYKKDDGKVVSDPACGEHQEKEDHGKVVSDPASGERQENEDDGKVVSDPASEEHQEMVDDGKVVSDPVSGENQEKQSPGVKKHEMETNQRKRKQGVNLPRRASKRLAGIKADTSLKLQANNQIHLATVRQEGMQAATTDNPVNFINTSKHVATVVTGITISKKVETGSLAIKRQQDLVTSPQKEQEKPSPAEPAKTFLASREGDKKGETALESSLHDLWTDPCIEFAIKTLTGTIPVINEKEVGEVQGSCPSTASANTPSSVGLPSDEVWEDPCFMFAVKTLTGEIPIGDNLFSQKIVQQQCTSSQFQGNNGLVLPNIRFDEFVQANRSQLGAPEMSSYKQQPAVAPNACQNPWFTKFGSHRPSPLC